In one window of Streptomyces sp. NBC_01224 DNA:
- a CDS encoding IS701 family transposase — MTPEEMEEVRPRLEAFAAEMLGSLARRDQRAKGELYLRGLMLDGKRKSMQPMAERLGVDHQQLQQFVSSSTWDYAKVRERLARWAAAHISPEAYAIDDVGFPKDGYDSPGVARMYCGALGKRGNCQIGVSVNLVSDRASSAVDWRLFLPEGWDDTKHTEDALLASAIRRRRAKAGIPETARHREKWRLALDMLDEVRGDWELPGLPVVADAGYGDATGFREGLTERGLTYAVAVKATTTAHPGDATPERPPYSGQGRPPVSAYPQPHTTLRVLALAAGQAATRTVTWRQGSKATKHNPRAEMRSQFLALRVRPANRSIRRAADGSLPECWLLVEWPPDSAEPTDYWLSTLPADIPLRELVRIAKIRWRVEHDYRELKDGLGLDHFEGRNYLGWHRHVTLASLAQAFCTLLRLDPKAPAPA; from the coding sequence GTGACTCCTGAGGAGATGGAAGAGGTCCGTCCGCGTCTGGAGGCGTTCGCGGCCGAGATGCTGGGCTCGTTGGCGCGTCGGGACCAGCGGGCCAAGGGTGAGTTGTACCTGCGCGGGCTGATGCTGGACGGCAAGCGCAAGTCGATGCAGCCGATGGCCGAGCGCCTGGGCGTGGACCACCAGCAGCTCCAGCAGTTCGTGTCCTCCTCCACCTGGGACTACGCCAAGGTCCGTGAGCGGCTGGCCCGTTGGGCCGCGGCGCACATCTCGCCCGAGGCGTACGCGATTGACGATGTCGGCTTCCCCAAGGACGGCTACGACTCGCCAGGGGTGGCGCGGATGTACTGCGGCGCGCTGGGCAAGCGGGGCAACTGCCAGATCGGGGTCAGTGTGAACCTGGTCAGCGACCGCGCCTCCTCGGCCGTCGACTGGCGTCTGTTCCTGCCCGAGGGCTGGGACGACACCAAACATACCGAGGACGCGCTGCTGGCTTCGGCGATCCGCCGGCGCCGCGCCAAGGCCGGCATCCCCGAGACTGCTCGCCACCGGGAGAAGTGGCGCCTGGCCCTGGACATGCTCGACGAGGTTCGCGGGGACTGGGAGTTGCCGGGCCTGCCGGTCGTCGCCGATGCCGGATACGGCGACGCCACGGGCTTTCGAGAGGGTCTGACCGAACGAGGCCTGACCTACGCGGTCGCGGTCAAGGCCACCACGACCGCGCACCCGGGCGACGCCACGCCCGAGCGTCCGCCGTACTCCGGGCAGGGCCGCCCTCCCGTGTCCGCCTACCCCCAGCCGCACACCACCCTGCGCGTGCTGGCCCTGGCCGCCGGGCAAGCGGCCACCCGCACCGTTACCTGGCGTCAGGGCAGCAAGGCCACCAAGCACAACCCACGGGCCGAGATGCGCTCGCAATTCCTGGCCCTACGGGTCCGCCCGGCCAACCGGTCCATCCGCCGCGCCGCCGACGGCTCCCTGCCCGAATGCTGGCTGCTCGTCGAGTGGCCTCCCGACTCTGCCGAGCCCACCGACTACTGGCTCTCGACGCTGCCCGCCGACATTCCACTGCGCGAGCTGGTGCGAATCGCCAAGATCCGCTGGAGAGTTGAACACGACTACCGCGAGCTCAAGGACGGCCTCGGCCTGGACCACTTCGAGGGCCGCAACTACCTCGGCTGGCACCGCCACGTCACCCTCGCCTCCCTCGCCCAGGCCTTCTGCACCCTGCTCAGACTCGACCCAAAAGCCCCTGCGCCGGCCTGA
- a CDS encoding CsbD family protein: protein MGKAKAKAKQVKGKLKETAGGATDNKGMQAEGRGEELTGKAQETAARAAERLKKSGR, encoded by the coding sequence ATGGGTAAGGCGAAGGCGAAGGCCAAGCAAGTCAAGGGCAAGCTGAAGGAAACCGCCGGCGGTGCTACGGACAACAAGGGCATGCAGGCAGAGGGCCGCGGCGAGGAATTGACGGGCAAGGCCCAGGAGACCGCGGCAAGGGCAGCTGAGCGGCTGAAGAAGTCCGGACGGTAG
- a CDS encoding HemK2/MTQ2 family protein methyltransferase, whose amino-acid sequence MKFLKPPGVYAPQEDTAMLISALRREHLSPGAEVLDVGTGTGAVAIAAACYGAAHVTAIDTSAAAVLTTRLNALLSGYARVIRASRGDLTEPVTGLRFDLVLANPPYVPSANVRMPRRGIARAWEAGIDGRAVLDRLCVKVPALLRPGGVLLAVHSALSNPAMTLARLAEAGLDVAVTDRRFVPFGPVLRERAGWLETQGLIESGQEKEELVVIRAERPY is encoded by the coding sequence TTGAAGTTCCTCAAGCCTCCGGGTGTCTACGCGCCGCAGGAAGACACAGCCATGTTGATATCCGCTCTGCGGCGCGAACATCTGTCACCCGGAGCGGAGGTACTCGACGTGGGTACCGGTACCGGCGCAGTGGCGATCGCCGCCGCCTGCTACGGCGCCGCCCACGTGACCGCCATCGACACTTCGGCCGCGGCGGTGCTCACGACACGACTGAACGCGCTGCTGTCCGGGTATGCGCGGGTGATCCGGGCCAGCCGGGGCGACTTGACGGAGCCTGTGACCGGCTTGAGGTTCGACCTGGTGCTGGCGAACCCGCCGTACGTACCGTCCGCGAACGTCCGCATGCCGCGTCGCGGTATTGCTCGGGCCTGGGAGGCGGGGATCGACGGCCGGGCGGTGCTCGACCGGCTCTGTGTCAAGGTCCCCGCTCTGCTGCGCCCTGGAGGTGTGCTGCTTGCGGTCCACTCCGCGCTGAGTAACCCAGCGATGACGCTGGCGCGGCTGGCTGAAGCCGGATTGGACGTGGCTGTGACCGACCGCCGGTTCGTTCCCTTCGGGCCTGTCCTGCGAGAACGGGCCGGCTGGCTGGAGACCCAGGGCCTGATCGAGTCCGGCCAGGAGAAAGAGGAACTGGTGGTGATCCGTGCAGAACGGCCGTACTGA
- a CDS encoding CDGSH iron-sulfur domain-containing protein: MLVEGPVEVVQEDGTIARSDRPVVALCTCRRSHIFPWCDTSHRGRKRPKKAPPPASERHTE, from the coding sequence ATGCTCGTGGAGGGGCCGGTCGAAGTGGTCCAGGAGGACGGCACCATTGCCCGCTCGGACCGGCCTGTCGTCGCACTGTGTACCTGTCGGCGGAGCCACATCTTCCCTTGGTGCGACACGAGCCACCGCGGCCGGAAGAGGCCGAAGAAAGCCCCGCCGCCGGCCTCAGAGCGGCACACGGAGTGA
- a CDS encoding iron-containing redox enzyme family protein, which translates to MKLPETRGEVSAALIEALGREPGRRSLPDTSLVAGADPYGDDLQLALYLCYELHYRGFDGVDGAWEWDPELLRVRAALDREFMAALRADVPVAEDVGMALDELVLEPVDGDGVSYFLRDEGELWHLREYAAHRSLYHLKEADPHVWVIPRLTGRAKAGMAAVEYDEFGAGRAERVHSKLFADLMADLQLDTSYGRYLDAGSRQMLATVNLMSLFGLHRSHRGALVGHFASVETTSPPGSRRLAQALERAGAGPAAIRFYAEHVEADAVHEQLVRHEVVAGLLQEEPDLAQDVAFGIGATGWLEDRFGEQLLRAWRGGESSLRVPL; encoded by the coding sequence ATGAAGCTGCCGGAGACCCGGGGTGAGGTGTCTGCCGCTCTGATCGAGGCGCTCGGCCGGGAACCGGGTCGGCGCAGCCTGCCGGACACGTCCCTGGTAGCGGGTGCCGACCCGTACGGCGATGACCTGCAGCTCGCCCTGTACCTCTGCTACGAGTTGCACTACCGCGGCTTCGACGGTGTGGACGGCGCCTGGGAGTGGGATCCGGAACTGCTCAGGGTGCGTGCCGCGCTGGACCGGGAGTTCATGGCGGCTTTGCGCGCTGACGTGCCGGTGGCCGAGGACGTCGGTATGGCGCTGGACGAACTCGTTCTGGAGCCGGTGGACGGCGACGGCGTGTCGTACTTCCTGCGGGACGAGGGCGAGCTGTGGCATCTGCGCGAGTACGCCGCACACCGCTCGCTTTACCACCTCAAGGAGGCCGATCCGCACGTGTGGGTGATCCCGCGCCTGACGGGCCGGGCCAAGGCGGGAATGGCGGCTGTGGAGTACGACGAATTCGGAGCGGGACGGGCGGAGCGGGTCCACTCGAAGCTGTTCGCCGATCTGATGGCGGACCTTCAGTTGGACACCTCGTATGGGCGCTACCTCGACGCCGGCTCTCGGCAGATGCTCGCGACCGTCAACCTCATGTCACTCTTTGGACTCCACCGCTCACACCGTGGTGCGCTGGTCGGTCACTTCGCCTCGGTGGAGACCACATCGCCACCAGGGTCGCGGCGCCTCGCTCAGGCGTTGGAGCGGGCCGGTGCCGGGCCTGCGGCCATCCGCTTCTACGCGGAGCATGTGGAGGCCGACGCCGTGCATGAGCAGCTGGTACGGCATGAGGTCGTCGCCGGTCTGCTCCAGGAGGAGCCGGATCTGGCACAGGACGTCGCCTTCGGTATCGGGGCCACCGGATGGTTGGAAGACCGGTTCGGGGAGCAGTTGCTCCGCGCATGGCGGGGTGGCGAGTCCTCACTCCGTGTGCCGCTCTGA
- a CDS encoding Rieske (2Fe-2S) protein, giving the protein MRLSAGYTKFAVLAPSIGTVKVAAVRTEDLFLRSLDALGRLKKLDVVISPVRRLVRGVPLGRYRDVLHGLPIGHPLHPALVQVPMGAWFSAAVLDVVPGTRRSARILVGVGLLGAAPAALAGWVDWAEQHEEQMRTGLVHATSIAATIGLYAGSWVHRGRGHTALGKALGFAGLCMAGTGGMLGGHLAYRQAAGANKTAAVPHLLEEGWHPVGRVEDFPVGEAVRRELGEVPLLVFRQPGGRIHVLAERCSHLSGPLSDGKIADGCVECPWHGSVFRLSDGANVRGPATAPQPSFQVSVDSDGTVHVKLPGAG; this is encoded by the coding sequence ATGCGGCTTTCAGCGGGGTATACGAAATTCGCGGTTCTCGCTCCAAGCATCGGCACGGTGAAAGTGGCGGCCGTCCGCACCGAGGACCTCTTTCTGAGGTCCCTCGACGCGCTGGGCCGCCTGAAGAAACTTGATGTGGTGATCAGCCCCGTGCGGCGGTTGGTGCGCGGCGTGCCTCTGGGGCGCTACCGCGATGTGCTGCACGGTCTGCCGATCGGCCATCCCCTGCATCCCGCGCTGGTGCAGGTTCCGATGGGCGCGTGGTTTTCCGCCGCAGTGCTGGACGTCGTGCCCGGCACCCGGCGCAGTGCCCGCATCTTGGTGGGTGTGGGCCTCCTGGGGGCCGCGCCGGCCGCATTGGCCGGCTGGGTGGACTGGGCTGAGCAGCACGAGGAACAGATGCGTACCGGACTGGTGCACGCGACGTCGATCGCCGCGACCATCGGACTCTACGCGGGATCCTGGGTGCATCGCGGCCGTGGACATACGGCATTGGGCAAGGCGCTGGGCTTTGCGGGGCTGTGTATGGCCGGCACCGGCGGGATGCTTGGTGGCCACCTCGCCTATCGCCAGGCCGCAGGCGCCAACAAGACGGCAGCGGTCCCGCATCTGTTGGAAGAGGGGTGGCACCCGGTCGGCAGAGTGGAGGACTTCCCAGTCGGCGAGGCCGTGCGGCGGGAGTTGGGCGAGGTGCCGTTGCTGGTGTTCCGTCAGCCGGGCGGCCGCATTCATGTCCTCGCGGAGCGGTGCAGCCACCTGTCAGGGCCCCTGTCGGACGGGAAGATTGCCGACGGCTGCGTGGAATGCCCCTGGCACGGCAGTGTCTTCCGGCTGTCGGACGGAGCGAACGTACGCGGGCCGGCCACCGCACCGCAGCCGTCCTTCCAGGTGAGCGTGGACAGCGACGGCACCGTCCACGTAAAGCTGCCCGGCGCCGGCTGA
- a CDS encoding DJ-1/PfpI/YhbO family deglycase/protease: MSDNDLSMRKVLAIVTNYGVEQDELLVPLEHLRGWGADVDVAAVSAGDVQTLVGDKAPGKTIRPELALSDVDPADYDLLLVPGGTLNADALRQQGSTTEIVRSFTSTGRPVAAICHGPWALVEAGVIEGKRLTSYPSLRTDIGNAGGERADEPVIKDDSRGWTLITSRNPGDLEPFLQEIDAVLAVDAH, from the coding sequence ATGTCTGACAACGACCTGAGCATGCGGAAGGTGCTGGCAATCGTCACGAACTACGGCGTCGAACAGGACGAACTCCTGGTGCCCCTCGAACACCTGCGGGGCTGGGGCGCCGATGTGGACGTCGCTGCCGTGTCGGCGGGCGACGTTCAGACCCTGGTCGGCGACAAGGCTCCCGGAAAGACCATCCGCCCCGAACTTGCTCTGAGCGACGTCGACCCGGCCGATTACGACCTCCTGCTCGTGCCGGGTGGCACGTTGAACGCCGACGCACTGCGCCAGCAGGGTTCAACGACGGAGATCGTCCGCTCCTTCACGTCCACCGGTCGCCCCGTAGCGGCCATCTGCCACGGCCCCTGGGCCTTGGTCGAGGCGGGTGTCATCGAAGGCAAGAGGCTCACTTCCTACCCCTCGTTGAGGACAGACATCGGCAATGCCGGTGGCGAACGGGCCGACGAGCCGGTCATCAAGGACGACTCCCGCGGATGGACCCTCATAACCTCGCGCAACCCAGGTGACCTGGAGCCGTTCCTCCAAGAGATCGATGCAGTGCTCGCCGTAGACGCTCACTGA
- a CDS encoding DUF421 domain-containing protein: MWHDLLSVQVPIAEKVLRTVGVYALIVILFRLSGKRGLANLNTFDFVVIFLLSNVVQNAVIGNDNSLLGGAIGATTLVAVNAALNRWLAVNERAVRLVEGKPTTIIEDGRLLTGALRHLALRPTEVEHAVRLQNGDDISMVAVGRLEPDGQLVIVLKPSEQNATRADVQRLETRLEAIENLLASPATDPGHHPTES; this comes from the coding sequence ATGTGGCACGATCTGCTGTCTGTTCAGGTCCCTATCGCGGAGAAGGTGCTGCGTACTGTTGGTGTCTACGCACTCATCGTGATTCTGTTCCGGTTGAGTGGCAAGCGCGGCCTGGCAAACCTGAACACCTTCGACTTCGTTGTGATCTTCCTGCTGTCCAACGTCGTCCAGAACGCAGTCATCGGCAACGACAACAGCCTGCTCGGTGGCGCGATCGGCGCCACCACCCTGGTCGCGGTTAACGCGGCACTGAACCGGTGGCTGGCCGTCAACGAGCGTGCCGTACGCCTGGTGGAGGGAAAGCCGACAACAATCATCGAGGACGGCCGACTGCTCACGGGTGCGCTCAGGCACCTGGCGCTGCGCCCCACAGAAGTCGAGCACGCAGTGCGTCTGCAGAACGGCGACGACATCAGCATGGTCGCCGTGGGGCGCCTTGAGCCGGACGGCCAATTGGTGATCGTGCTCAAGCCGTCCGAACAGAACGCCACCCGCGCGGACGTCCAAAGGCTGGAGACACGCCTCGAGGCGATCGAGAACCTCCTGGCATCGCCGGCCACTGATCCTGGTCACCATCCGACCGAATCGTGA